Below is a window of Methylosinus sp. PW1 DNA.
TATGTCTCCTACGCCGCCTACACCGGCGACCCCGTGCATCGCTTCTTCCAGATGTGGCAGCAGTGGGACGGCGGCAAGCTCGACAAATTCGTCTGGGTGGAGAAGACGATCGGCACCGGCTCCAACGGCAAGCCCCCCGCCGGCTTCGATCCCAAGGAGGGCGCGATCTCCATGGGCTTCTTCAACATGAACGCCTATACGGATGCGCATGGCGTCGCGCAGACCGGCGACGCGCCCTATTTCAAATCGCTCGCCGATTCTTATGCGATCAGCGACAATTTTCATCAGGCGGTGATGGGCGGCACGGGCGCCAATTTCCAGGCGATCGTCACCGGCCATGCGGCCTTCTATACCGATCCCGCGCGTCTCGACGGCTCGCCCGCGACGCCGCCCGTCAATCAGATCGAGAATCCCGATCCGGTCAGCGGCACGAATAATTATTACACACAGGACGGCTATAGCGGCGGCTCCTATGTGAACTGCCATGATCTCTCGCAGCCGGGCGTCGCCGCTGTCGATCAGCAGCTGCGCAAAAACGGGACCTATGAGCGCAAATGCGCGCCGGGGCATTACTATCTCGTCAACAATTACAACATGTATTGGAACGAGAAGCCCTCGGTGACGCGCACGCTCGGCGCGACGAAGTTCACCCTGCCGCCGCAGAAGGCCTCGACCATCGTCGATGTGCTGACCGCGCATAATGTGTCGTGGAAATATTACAGCGCCGATCGCGGCGACGATTCCACCGTCTTCGCCAATTCGGTCGATGGCGTGAATTTCCCCGTCGCCGGCGGTGCGCCCTTCCACGCCTATTGCGGCATTTGCGATCCGCTCACCGGCTATCTGCAGGTGATGACGACGAGCGAATACGCCAAGCTGCAGAACTATGGCGCTTTCCTGAAGGATCTGACCGACAGCGCGCTGCCGGCCGTCTCCTTCGTGCGTCCCTT
It encodes the following:
- a CDS encoding alkaline phosphatase family protein, with protein sequence MNIRLLLKSACLATTALTATSIAIVAKADSSTRTPIKHVIIVVGENRTFDNLFGGYRPVAGQSVDNLLSKGIIKADGTPGPHFSEAAQNIGSDLHHYEVVTPSTGAYATLPQPYTTYAAGVPQGVPDTRFPTDLPNGPYQISKYVSYAAYTGDPVHRFFQMWQQWDGGKLDKFVWVEKTIGTGSNGKPPAGFDPKEGAISMGFFNMNAYTDAHGVAQTGDAPYFKSLADSYAISDNFHQAVMGGTGANFQAIVTGHAAFYTDPARLDGSPATPPVNQIENPDPVSGTNNYYTQDGYSGGSYVNCHDLSQPGVAAVDQQLRKNGTYERKCAPGHYYLVNNYNMYWNEKPSVTRTLGATKFTLPPQKASTIVDVLTAHNVSWKYYSADRGDDSTVFANSVDGVNFPVAGGAPFHAYCGICDPLTGYLQVMTTSEYAKLQNYGAFLKDLTDSALPAVSFVRPFEAFAAHPADSTSHLYEQFLKTLIARVQNSSAWDSTAIFITTDEGGGYYDSGYIQPVDFFGDGTRIPLIVVSPYAKKGYVDHTYYDHVSLLKFIERNWKLPTVSHLSRDNLPNPIPSRENPYIPANRPAIGDLVDLFVFADRDHDDDHDHDHHGHHDHRRDR